One Micavibrio aeruginosavorus ARL-13 genomic window carries:
- a CDS encoding penicillin-binding protein activator, whose amino-acid sequence MFQRLSVLFFMILTAATLLTACGSSSSDPWTRPTTQAPASEAPGSLDARNQWLNTDPQTTPQTDALLNQPSDSTGTFTPPPAMPVQNLPPVKVALLVPLSGQGKDVGEAIMNAAQLALFDVGYDAFELMPRDTHGTAQGASAAAESAARDGAQLILGPLFADEVRAVKTVAARYNLNVIGFSTDWKLAGGNTFLMGFMPFGQVQRVVDYAATRGIRNVGVMIPDSEYGQMVYGAFQNRAPVVGMQMTSSMRFTPGDKNMTDAVKQFSQYDMRHASGAPAPFEAVMIPAGGTDARVLANLLTYFDMPPQQVRRIGTGLWDDITLASDKNLQGAWFAAPEPSALQTFNSKYRNAYGITPPRVATLGYDAAALAVVLARNGHMTQGAPAFDWNSIMNPNGFAGLDGIFRFRPDGLVDRGLAVLEYRNGQIVVVDPAPKTFQTPIQQSSVIQ is encoded by the coding sequence ATGTTTCAGCGTCTTTCCGTTCTGTTTTTCATGATTTTGACGGCGGCCACCCTGTTGACCGCCTGTGGGTCGTCCTCTTCCGATCCATGGACCCGCCCGACGACTCAGGCCCCGGCCAGCGAGGCCCCCGGCTCTTTGGATGCCCGGAACCAATGGCTGAACACCGATCCGCAAACCACCCCGCAGACGGACGCCCTGCTGAACCAGCCGAGCGACAGCACGGGTACATTCACCCCGCCCCCCGCCATGCCCGTTCAAAACCTGCCGCCGGTGAAGGTGGCCTTGCTGGTGCCGCTGTCCGGCCAAGGCAAGGATGTTGGTGAGGCGATTATGAACGCCGCACAACTGGCGTTGTTTGATGTTGGTTATGATGCATTTGAATTGATGCCGCGTGACACCCATGGCACGGCACAGGGCGCATCCGCCGCCGCCGAAAGCGCCGCCCGCGATGGCGCGCAGCTGATCCTGGGCCCCTTGTTCGCCGATGAAGTGCGCGCAGTCAAAACTGTGGCCGCCCGTTACAATCTGAACGTCATCGGATTTTCGACGGATTGGAAGCTGGCCGGTGGCAACACCTTCCTCATGGGCTTTATGCCGTTTGGCCAGGTCCAGCGCGTTGTCGATTACGCGGCCACACGCGGCATCCGCAATGTCGGTGTTATGATCCCCGACAGTGAATACGGGCAGATGGTGTACGGCGCTTTCCAAAACCGCGCCCCGGTTGTTGGCATGCAAATGACATCGTCCATGCGGTTTACCCCCGGTGACAAAAACATGACCGATGCGGTGAAGCAATTCAGCCAGTATGACATGCGTCATGCCTCTGGTGCGCCGGCCCCGTTCGAGGCCGTGATGATTCCGGCGGGCGGAACCGACGCACGGGTGCTGGCCAATCTGCTCACCTATTTCGACATGCCGCCGCAACAGGTGCGCCGTATCGGAACGGGATTGTGGGACGACATTACGCTGGCCTCTGATAAAAACCTGCAAGGGGCGTGGTTTGCGGCACCAGAGCCCTCGGCCCTGCAAACCTTCAACAGCAAATATCGCAATGCCTATGGCATCACACCGCCACGCGTGGCCACGCTGGGTTATGATGCCGCGGCGCTGGCCGTTGTGCTGGCCCGTAATGGCCACATGACGCAGGGAGCCCCCGCCTTTGACTGGAATTCCATTATGAACCCGAACGGGTTTGCTGGTCTGGACGGCATTTTCCGTTTCCGCCCGGATGGGCTGGTGGATCGCGGGTTGGCCGTTTTGGAATACAGGAATGGCCAGATCGTGGTGGTCGACCCCGCCCCGAAAACATTCCAAACCCCGATCCAGCAAAGCAGCGTGATCCAGTAA
- the rsmI gene encoding 16S rRNA (cytidine(1402)-2'-O)-methyltransferase, with protein sequence MKTLHPVSLPPGLYLVSTPIGNLRDMTLRALDVLTTVDTIICEDTRVTAKLLQAHGIPNKPLLVLNDHSENKGRSAILSRLANGESMALVSDAGTPLVSDPGYKLVRDAQDLGIMVTSLPGANAPLTALQLSGLPSDAFCFIGFLPSKSVARKKEWQRWAHSPATLLAFETAPRLLDSLTDMRDVLGDRDAAVVREITKMFEESRRGTLSELIAHYTADGPPKGEIVLVVSGAPDNVEMDDAAIDAMIASALDSMRVKDAAAFVSEQTGRPKKEIYERALIVSKQGRDE encoded by the coding sequence ATGAAAACACTGCACCCCGTTTCCCTGCCGCCCGGTCTGTATCTGGTTTCCACGCCCATCGGTAATCTGCGCGATATGACGCTGCGGGCGCTGGATGTGTTGACCACGGTCGATACCATTATATGTGAAGACACCCGTGTGACTGCCAAGCTGCTGCAGGCGCACGGCATTCCGAACAAGCCGCTGCTGGTTCTGAACGACCATAGCGAGAATAAAGGGCGGTCCGCGATCCTCAGCCGTCTGGCCAATGGGGAATCCATGGCGCTGGTGTCCGATGCGGGGACGCCACTGGTGTCCGACCCCGGTTATAAACTGGTTCGTGATGCCCAGGATCTGGGGATCATGGTCACCAGCCTGCCGGGGGCGAATGCGCCGTTGACCGCGCTACAACTTTCCGGACTGCCCAGCGATGCGTTTTGCTTTATTGGGTTTTTGCCGTCCAAATCGGTTGCGCGCAAAAAAGAATGGCAACGTTGGGCGCACAGCCCCGCGACCTTGTTGGCCTTTGAAACCGCGCCCCGCCTGTTGGATTCATTGACTGATATGCGCGATGTTCTGGGCGACCGCGATGCCGCTGTGGTGCGTGAAATCACAAAAATGTTCGAAGAATCCCGCCGCGGGACACTGTCGGAGCTGATTGCGCATTATACGGCCGATGGCCCCCCGAAAGGGGAAATCGTTCTGGTCGTATCCGGGGCGCCCGATAATGTTGAAATGGATGATGCGGCGATTGATGCGATGATTGCATCCGCGTTGGACAGCATGCGGGTCAAGGATGCCGCCGCGTTTGTGTCGGAACAGACGGGCCGACCGAAAAAGGAAATTTATGAACGCGCGCTGATTGTTTCGAAACAAGGACGCGATGAATGA
- a CDS encoding YraN family protein — translation MKKGEPDRYRRGMNAEFWAAVYLRVCGYRILERRCRTPVGEIDIVARRGKNLVFVEVKTRMDMVTALESISPTQRGRIVRAAQYYMARLRGEFDPRFDVIAIVPPFSLRHIRNAWDLSGAL, via the coding sequence ATGAAGAAGGGCGAACCGGATCGCTATCGCCGGGGTATGAACGCGGAATTTTGGGCTGCGGTTTATCTGCGCGTGTGCGGATATCGTATTCTTGAACGCCGTTGCCGTACCCCGGTCGGGGAAATTGATATTGTCGCGCGGCGTGGAAAAAATCTTGTGTTTGTTGAGGTTAAAACCCGGATGGATATGGTCACGGCGCTGGAATCCATTTCCCCGACGCAACGCGGGAGGATTGTGCGGGCGGCACAATATTATATGGCGCGCTTGCGAGGCGAATTTGATCCGCGTTTTGACGTGATTGCCATTGTTCCGCCCTTTTCCTTGCGGCATATTAGGAATGCGTGGGATTTATCCGGCGCGCTCTAA
- a CDS encoding BON domain-containing protein, which yields MKISTSSGFMALACATMLALGACSPLGVATGAGATVGIAAAGEGGISGAATDVRIRTQINESWFRHDVDMFRKVGLTVDQGRVLLTGIVQNPDHRVEAVRLVWQVEGVKQVINEIRVDESAGFVSYANDAWISANMRTSMTFDRNILSINYSIDTVDGTVYIMGVARDQAELDRVIALAKNIRGVKQVVSYAKMLGEPIVSQAGQQ from the coding sequence ATGAAAATTTCTACCTCATCCGGTTTTATGGCTTTGGCGTGTGCGACAATGTTGGCGCTGGGGGCGTGTTCGCCGCTGGGTGTGGCCACGGGCGCGGGCGCGACTGTGGGTATTGCCGCCGCGGGCGAGGGGGGAATCAGTGGAGCGGCCACCGACGTGCGTATCCGCACACAAATTAATGAAAGCTGGTTCCGTCACGACGTTGACATGTTCCGCAAGGTCGGCCTGACCGTGGATCAGGGGCGCGTGTTGCTGACCGGTATTGTGCAAAACCCCGATCACCGCGTTGAGGCCGTGCGTCTGGTCTGGCAGGTTGAAGGCGTGAAGCAGGTCATCAACGAAATTCGCGTCGATGAAAGTGCGGGATTTGTCAGCTACGCCAATGATGCGTGGATTTCGGCGAATATGCGCACATCCATGACGTTTGATCGCAATATTTTGTCTATCAACTATTCGATCGATACGGTGGATGGTACGGTTTACATCATGGGCGTTGCGCGGGATCAGGCGGAGCTGGACCGCGTGATTGCGCTGGCGAAAAATATTCGCGGCGTAAAACAGGTGGTCAGCTACGCCAAAATGCTGGGTGAACCCATCGTGTCACAAGCGGGTCAGCAGTAA
- a CDS encoding SirB1 family protein, with translation MNQSPISTLRTDNPADVMNHLRGLGALPDGKIDLAGTALLLAALDQPGITLDQYESHLRRLSEDVRDRFVALIDAGADDTPETKIAALKHIICDQYGYDGDRDDYDDLQNASLIRTIDRRRGMPITLAILCIEAGRRIGWSVQGLNIPGHFVCRMDDGALRVIFDPFNGCKILQAPDLRQLVKQTLGPNAELSADYYNPADNRTILVRLQNNIKLRRIEAEDYEGALHAVEAMRAFDPNEVRLLLDAGVLYARTGRLNDAVAALEAYIPRAPSPQDRQDAEMLLFQVRDILN, from the coding sequence ATGAACCAATCCCCTATATCCACATTACGCACCGATAATCCCGCCGATGTCATGAATCATCTGCGCGGATTGGGGGCGTTGCCGGATGGGAAGATTGATTTAGCGGGCACGGCATTATTATTGGCGGCGCTGGACCAGCCGGGGATTACGCTGGATCAGTATGAAAGCCATCTGCGCCGTTTGTCCGAGGATGTGCGTGATCGTTTCGTGGCGTTGATTGATGCCGGGGCGGACGATACGCCGGAAACAAAAATCGCGGCCCTGAAGCATATTATTTGCGATCAGTACGGGTATGACGGGGACCGCGATGATTATGACGATCTGCAAAACGCCAGCCTGATCCGCACGATTGACCGTCGTCGTGGCATGCCCATTACGTTGGCGATTTTGTGTATTGAGGCAGGACGCCGCATTGGGTGGAGTGTTCAGGGCCTGAACATTCCCGGTCATTTTGTGTGCCGCATGGACGATGGGGCTTTGCGTGTGATTTTTGATCCGTTTAACGGATGTAAAATTTTACAGGCACCTGATTTGCGCCAATTGGTGAAACAGACTTTGGGTCCGAATGCAGAACTTTCTGCTGATTATTACAATCCGGCGGATAACCGCACCATTCTGGTGCGACTGCAAAACAACATCAAACTGCGCCGGATTGAGGCTGAAGATTACGAAGGTGCGCTTCATGCCGTCGAAGCCATGCGCGCCTTTGATCCGAATGAAGTCCGCTTGCTGCTGGATGCGGGGGTGTTATATGCGCGGACGGGGCGGTTGAATGACGCGGTCGCGGCGTTAGAGGCGTATATTCCCCGCGCGCCGAGCCCACAGGATCGGCAGGACGCGGAAATGTTGTTATTTCAGGTGCGGGATATTCTGAACTGA
- the pal gene encoding peptidoglycan-associated lipoprotein Pal, protein MFVRNLLLVSAMGLSLAACSSKDDQAEVGEVRVGANDTMTPGALDGSYQDMGGPIPGTQQDLVVNIGDRVFFGYDRIDLTPEAQNLLKMQADWMARYPNVNVVIEGHADERGTREYNLALGERRANSVKNYLTAMGVSPARIRTVSYGKEQPAVLGSTPEAWAQNRRGVTVVE, encoded by the coding sequence ATGTTCGTCCGTAATCTGCTGCTGGTGTCCGCTATGGGCCTGTCTCTCGCTGCTTGTTCTTCCAAGGATGATCAAGCTGAAGTTGGTGAAGTGCGCGTTGGCGCGAACGACACCATGACCCCCGGTGCGCTGGACGGTTCCTATCAAGACATGGGCGGTCCGATCCCGGGCACGCAACAGGATCTGGTTGTCAACATCGGCGACCGCGTCTTCTTCGGCTATGACCGTATCGACCTGACCCCGGAAGCCCAAAACCTGCTGAAAATGCAAGCTGACTGGATGGCTCGTTACCCGAACGTCAACGTTGTGATCGAAGGTCACGCGGACGAGCGCGGTACACGCGAATACAACTTGGCTCTGGGTGAGCGTCGTGCGAACTCCGTTAAAAACTACCTGACGGCCATGGGTGTTTCTCCGGCGCGTATCCGCACGGTCAGCTACGGTAAGGAACAACCGGCTGTACTGGGCTCCACACCGGAAGCTTGGGCACAAAACCGTCGCGGCGTAACCGTTGTTGAATAA
- the ybgF gene encoding tol-pal system protein YbgF, which yields MIISHSGRPSIRKTVLSTLLVTVMAGAVFAPAFAQSGGGDTQARLSRIENEIQTLSRAIFKGETPPPGAFGASADQTAQAELQLRLTQMEEDLRVLTGKVEEQNYQMERLRDELTQLKNASLSAPVTPTPAVRNGMIGYPDQQPATPPSDMDGVVDMPVQNNDFSVTDPNAPAPVNAPTSGQLGSAVTAPTGQAVTAGTPAALYEESFAAVRSRDFAKARAGFEKFLSENPEHNLAGNATYWLGETYYAQNDYESAARIFAEGFQKFPKGTKGPDNLLKLGLSLAGLGKTKEACIALGQLRKQYPSGAVPVLTQGDQEMAKLQCNP from the coding sequence GTGATTATCAGTCATTCCGGTCGTCCGTCGATCCGTAAGACCGTTCTTTCCACCCTTCTTGTTACAGTGATGGCCGGCGCGGTTTTCGCGCCGGCTTTCGCACAATCGGGGGGCGGCGATACGCAAGCCCGCTTGTCCCGAATTGAAAATGAAATCCAGACATTGTCGCGCGCGATTTTTAAGGGCGAAACACCGCCGCCGGGTGCCTTTGGCGCATCCGCTGATCAAACGGCGCAGGCTGAATTGCAGTTGCGCCTGACGCAGATGGAGGAAGACCTCCGCGTTCTGACCGGCAAAGTTGAAGAACAGAATTATCAGATGGAGCGCCTGCGCGACGAACTGACGCAGTTGAAAAACGCATCCCTGTCCGCACCGGTTACGCCCACGCCCGCCGTGCGCAACGGTATGATTGGATACCCTGATCAACAGCCAGCAACACCGCCGAGCGACATGGATGGCGTTGTGGACATGCCGGTGCAGAATAATGATTTTTCCGTTACTGATCCGAATGCGCCCGCGCCTGTCAATGCGCCGACATCGGGTCAACTGGGATCGGCTGTCACTGCCCCGACGGGCCAGGCGGTTACCGCAGGTACGCCTGCGGCGTTGTATGAAGAATCCTTTGCTGCTGTGCGCAGTCGCGATTTCGCCAAGGCGCGCGCCGGGTTTGAAAAATTTCTGAGCGAAAACCCGGAACATAATCTGGCTGGCAATGCCACCTATTGGCTGGGTGAGACCTATTACGCGCAGAATGATTATGAATCTGCCGCGCGTATTTTTGCCGAAGGGTTCCAAAAATTCCCGAAGGGAACCAAGGGGCCTGATAATCTCCTGAAACTCGGCCTGTCTTTGGCGGGCTTGGGCAAGACGAAGGAAGCGTGCATCGCGCTGGGCCAGTTGCGCAAGCAATATCCATCCGGTGCCGTGCCTGTCCTGACGCAAGGCGATCAGGAAATGGCGAAGTTGCAATGCAATCCCTAA
- the tilS gene encoding tRNA lysidine(34) synthetase TilS, which yields MQSLNVSANSETPDAFTAWFGTLPIVRDHIQSGHIAVALSGGPDSMALLHLLARVCPSQTIIHAITVDHGLRANSADEAKQVGTWVSSLHNVHHHIVRWEGDKPDSAIMESARAARYRLLEQFCVERGIENLWVAHNRTDQAETFLFRLAKGSGLDGLAAIHEQTSSPSGSVQILRPLLDVAKDDLTAWCVDQNIPFATDPSNQNTAFARIRLRQSMDVLAAEGLSEKRLATTARRMGRARAALDHFTDQAWAQVVTVQNDGITMDLHALATWPDDIRLRVIRRACDHVTMDREGFGPRLDRLEEIVDQIFTDHDFRAATLGGVLLRRAPGGGDRLLIAREGGKTS from the coding sequence ATGCAATCCCTAAACGTATCTGCGAATTCTGAAACGCCGGATGCATTCACGGCGTGGTTCGGGACTCTGCCCATCGTTCGTGACCACATTCAATCCGGTCATATTGCCGTTGCACTGTCCGGCGGGCCGGATAGCATGGCGCTCCTGCATCTTCTGGCACGGGTGTGTCCGTCACAAACGATCATTCATGCCATCACAGTTGACCACGGCCTGCGCGCCAATTCCGCGGATGAGGCAAAGCAGGTGGGGACATGGGTGTCATCTCTGCACAATGTGCATCACCATATCGTGCGCTGGGAGGGTGACAAACCCGACAGCGCCATCATGGAATCGGCGCGGGCCGCGCGGTACCGTTTGCTGGAACAATTCTGTGTCGAGCGCGGCATCGAAAATTTATGGGTTGCGCATAACCGCACGGATCAGGCGGAAACCTTCTTGTTTCGTTTGGCGAAGGGCAGCGGGCTTGATGGATTGGCCGCTATTCACGAGCAAACATCATCGCCATCGGGCTCTGTACAAATTCTTCGCCCGTTGCTGGATGTGGCCAAGGATGATTTGACCGCATGGTGCGTGGATCAAAATATTCCCTTTGCCACCGATCCATCCAACCAGAATACGGCCTTTGCCCGCATCCGTTTGCGTCAGAGCATGGATGTGCTGGCGGCAGAGGGTTTAAGCGAAAAACGTCTGGCGACCACCGCCCGCCGCATGGGCCGGGCCCGCGCGGCCTTGGACCATTTCACGGATCAGGCCTGGGCGCAGGTGGTGACGGTTCAAAATGATGGCATCACGATGGATCTGCACGCGTTGGCGACATGGCCGGATGATATCCGCCTGCGCGTCATTCGCCGGGCCTGTGACCATGTGACAATGGACCGCGAAGGCTTCGGCCCGCGTCTTGATAGGCTTGAGGAGATCGTGGATCAGATCTTTACGGATCATGATTTCCGGGCGGCCACATTGGGCGGCGTTCTCCTGCGCCGTGCACCGGGTGGCGGGGATCGTCTGCTGATCGCGCGCGAAGGCGGAAAAACGTCCTAA